GACGCTTCACAATCATGTCAGGATTCGTGATTTCAGGATAACGATTCTTTACCTCTGTTAAATATTTCAAACGATTTTGAAATAATGCTCGTTTTATAACTGAACTCAATCTCATCCATTCCTCTAAGTTAGTGAAACATGTTTTCCCAAACAAGATCAAGAGCCTCTTTAATGCGATTTTGATAATGTCCTGTTGTAAAATTCTCATGAAGTCTCTTGAAGCCATTTTTCCCAAAAGTATCAGCTAGATTGCTATCTTTTAAAAGATGTCTTAAGGATTCTAAAAGTTCATTAGAATCATTAGGATTCTTAATAAGAAACCCCGTCTTGCCATGAATAATAATGTCCTCAGCTCCTTGATCAAAACAGCCCACACAGGCCTTGCCATAATTCATCGCCTCCAGATAAGCCAATCCAAATCCCTCTTGAAGACTTGGCATTACATAAGCGTAACAATGTTGATAAAATTTTCCCAACATCTCTAGTGAAACTTGTCCTGGAAAAAAAACGGATGAAGCAACGTTTTTTGACCTTGCAAGTTGTTTTAAATGTGCCACATCATCACCTGTCCCAGGAAAGACAAGTTTCACATCTGAAAATTCTTCGAGGAGCCTTGGAAGAATGTTCATTAAGAAGCGATGCCCCTTCTGCCCCTCTTCGGATCCTTTTCGAGGTGTGATCATACGTCCCACCAGTAAAAGAAATTTTTGACCCATAGGGTAAATCTTTCCATCTACAGCCTCTAGAGAGATAGAATCGCCCGACGGATGAGGAATCACTTCATTCATGGGAAAATCAGGAGAAAGACCCAAAGGACAGGCTCTTCCTTTAAACCGAGCAATTCTTTGCCGCATTTTAGCAAGGGTATAATCAGAGTTTGTAAAAACCATTGAAGCACAGCGAAAAGACCAAGAGTTCATCATTCTCAGCCGCTTCCAACTTTCAGAACCATGAGCAAAAATGACAGTTTTAATTAAACCGGTAAACGCCAGAGGCAACAAAGGAAGAGCTAAACCTACATGATCAAAGCAAATGACAGAGTTGCAAGAGATTGTCGAAAGCAGGCTTTTCGTAAATGCCCACTTATTTCCATCAAAAGATTTAAACACAACCTCTTCTTTTAAAAAAAGAGGACGGTGACACTCTTTTTCTAAAAGACTCAATACCACAAATCGAAGTCCTTGAGCTTTACAGAATTTAACCAAGGCGTGCAATACATTGAGATTTGCTTTTGCGATACCTCCAGATAAACCCTCGGCACCTGTCATCGCAAAAACCAAGCCTGTATTTTTTTCTCTCTTGGGAAAGACGGAAAACAGAAGTGGCACTCTATGGTTCTAGCCCTTGGGAAAGAGCATGTTTCACTCTTGAACCAACAGAATTCAATCTTAGCAAACGATGAAACCAAGACCCTAAAAAAAGCAATAAAGTTCCGTAGGTTAAAAACACAAGTCCCAATCCTCCCAAGAGATACGCAATCTCACCTTCATAACTGGCAAAAGGCTGAAGATAGGCTGTAATAACAGCTGCACAAGCAAATCGATGTGAAGGAGAAAAAACAAAAAAAAGACGATAGGTCAGACCTATTAACAACCCCCAAAAAAACAGAGGAATAAACATTCCGATTTTACCATAATCAACATAAAATTCTGCCATATAAGTTAACCCAATCGATGTTCCACTTTCCTCACCAGCCACCCAGTAACCGGTATATTTTATTACCAACGATGAATTCGAACCCAAGCCAGGTTTATCAGGAAAGAGAAATCTTGGTTTTAATGCATGCTCAATTGCTCGCCATGTAAGACGACCCTGTTCATGAGAAATTACTTTTGGGACATAATCAAGGACTTGGGTAAAAACATATACTCCGGACATTCGCTCAATCAGAGATAGATAGTCTCCTTGAAAATCAAATTGTAATGTACCTTCTTTGACCAATCCTCCCAAAATACCCATTTTTTCAATAGGTTTTACGTGTTCCACTTCCATGCTTAAAGAGCGTCTCCAACTACCTTTAACCCCTCCACCCTGCCAGATAAGACCCAGGGTACATAAAATAACCGCCGCGCCTACAGCCCCTGTAAGTATTTTTTTATTTCTCATCCTCATGATAGGAGTTTTTAGCCAAGGCTTCCATTCTGAGATAAAAACCAAAAAAAGCATAAAAAACAAAGTACTCCAAGCTGATAATAGGGAGCCGGCAGCCGTTGGAAGAAAGAAGAAACTTGCCGCACCTATCCCATAAATATAGCCCTTTCCTTGAGATGCAATTTCAAGAAATAGCAAAACCAAAAAAACACTTCTAAAAGAAAGCATTTGGTCAAAAAGTTGGGTAAGTCCAAAAAATCTGTACGGATTGATCTCAATGAACCAATTTATCACATATAAGAGAATGATAATCCAAAAGATATACTTAATATTATAAGGTTCACTATTCTCCCTTCTGAGGCTGGATTTTCTTGACAGGGTTCTCATTGCTTTAAAAGCCAATCTGATTCCCACCGTCATAACTAAAAAACCTAGCATAGATAAAAATACTGCGCCTTCTACATCCCCAGGATTACTTGCCAAAAATCTTCCCGTGATCAAATAATAGATATACCCTATCATCACGAATAACCACTGATAACCAATACAAAAAGCGAGTACGGGAGACTCATCTTTCTTCCATAAAGCACCTGAACAAAGAAAAAGCATAAAGAAGGAAAACCCCAGGAGGGGGGACCAGAAAAAAACAGCCATCAGCAAACCAATACACAAGCCCCATAGGACAAAAGGCCGCAGGAGAGGATAATCATTTTCCCTCTGTAGATTTCTTTGACTTGATAATAATAAACTTGAATTCATGAAGAAAGAATAGCCCTTTCTACCAAAAGAGCATTCGAAATAATATCAAATTTTTCCTCAGCATATCTTCGGCCTCCTAACCCCATTTTAATTCTTAGAACAGGATCTTTAATGAGTCGAAGAATAGTTTGAGCTATCTGTGAAGGACTTTTTTTTTCAACTAAGAACCCCGTTTGGCCTTCTTCCACTAACTCTATACTCCCCCCAACCCTCGTAGCAATCACGGGCACCTTGTAAGACATTGCTTCTACAATCACATTGGGAGCTGGATCTTCATGTCGAGAGGGTACTACAACCATATCAATACTTTCATAAACACTCTCAACATCTAACATCCTACCCGTGAAAACAATTGAATGCGTCAATCCTAAAGCTTGCACAGACTCGCGCA
This is a stretch of genomic DNA from Chlamydiota bacterium. It encodes these proteins:
- a CDS encoding glycosyltransferase family 4 protein, with amino-acid sequence MPLLFSVFPKREKNTGLVFAMTGAEGLSGGIAKANLNVLHALVKFCKAQGLRFVVLSLLEKECHRPLFLKEEVVFKSFDGNKWAFTKSLLSTISCNSVICFDHVGLALPLLPLAFTGLIKTVIFAHGSESWKRLRMMNSWSFRCASMVFTNSDYTLAKMRQRIARFKGRACPLGLSPDFPMNEVIPHPSGDSISLEAVDGKIYPMGQKFLLLVGRMITPRKGSEEGQKGHRFLMNILPRLLEEFSDVKLVFPGTGDDVAHLKQLARSKNVASSVFFPGQVSLEMLGKFYQHCYAYVMPSLQEGFGLAYLEAMNYGKACVGCFDQGAEDIIIHGKTGFLIKNPNDSNELLESLRHLLKDSNLADTFGKNGFKRLHENFTTGHYQNRIKEALDLVWENMFH